Proteins encoded by one window of Dreissena polymorpha isolate Duluth1 chromosome 11, UMN_Dpol_1.0, whole genome shotgun sequence:
- the LOC127850145 gene encoding uncharacterized protein LOC127850145 isoform X2: MEPMDVQLHDDLEPEPSLVDLNESLDDATPEDTHEMEPMDVQLHDEPEPEPTLADLNESTTIESEPEPEPEPEPEIVNANDSITIDTPFERPQEIVENSIQEAPLNTSIVEEQPVVFHHLPTGSKHGNPIVISTDGYSYSVFKTLKNGGTIWRCSVRNKNVKCQAKLTSNGDKFARNSTNHCHPADPSLLYKKEKSVKIKEDSSNHLYHSAMDLARTALSDRGTRPNLPTAESLQRKANRHRKSQRPSEPTNLEFAVNQDYLNCGDYIIADLRVDRERHILFSTPRQLEILRSTKRWFMDGTFKVSVYLIVYSLSGFGDFNSTNTYGNYFI, translated from the coding sequence ATGGAGCCCATGGACGTCCAACTACATGATGACCTTGAACCTGAGCCTTCACTTGTTGATCTGAATGAGTCTCTTGATGATGCCACACCAGAGGACACTCACGAAATGGAGCCCATGGACGTCCAACTACATGATGAACCTGAACCTGAGCCTACACTAGCTGATTTGAATGAGTCTACTACCATTGAGTCTGAACCCGAGCCTGAACCTGAGCCAGAGCCTGAAATTGTCAACGCCAACGACAGTATTACCATTGACACACCTTTTGAGCGTCCCCAAGAGATTGTCGAGAATTCCATACAAGAAGCGCCACTTAACACGTCGATCGTAGAAGAGCAACCCGTGGTCTTCCACCATCTCCCAACAGGTAGCAAGCACGGCAACCCTATCGTCATCAGTACAGATGGATACTCGTACTCAGTCTTTAAGACGTTGAAGAATGGCGGTACAATCTGGCGATGTAGTGTCAGGAACAAGAATGTGAAGTGTCAGGCGAAGCTCACAAGTAATGGCGACAAGTTTGCTCGAAACAGCACCAACCATTGTCATCCCGCTGATCCAAGTCTGCTGTACAAGAAggaaaaatctgtgaaaatcAAGGAAGACTCTTCAAACCATCTGTACCACTCCGCTATGGACTTGGCGAGAACTGCTCTTTCTGACAGGGGTACCCGCCCAAACCTGCCAACAGCAGAGTCCCTCCAGAGGAAGGCCAACCGTCACAGAAAGAGCCAAAGACCGTCAGAGCCAACTAACCTGGAGTTTGCAGTGAATCAAGACTATCTGAACTGCGGGGACTACATCATAGCCGACCTGCGTGTTGACAGGGAACGGCACATCCTCTTTTCCACACCAAGGCAACTGGAAATACTACGGTCAACCAAGCGCTGGTTTATGGACGGGACCTTTAAAGTAagtgtttatttaattgtatattcTCTTTCAGGCTTTGGGGATTTTAATAGTACCAATACATatggcaattattttatttaa